In a genomic window of Weissella tructae:
- the pheS gene encoding phenylalanine--tRNA ligase subunit alpha, which translates to MSLQEDLQALKAQALAEIEETDITKALNDVRVKWLGKKGPLTEVLRGMKDLTAEERPVVGALANEVRDTLTEAISQAQSTLEAAALNAKLANETLDVTLPGKPVVQGQPHVLQQIIEELEDQFMGMGYQVMEGPEVEQDKYNFEMMNLPKDHPARDMQDTFYITENLLMRTQTSPVQARALETHDFAKGPLKMVSPGRVYRRDTDDATHSHQFHQFEGLVIDKHITMGDLKGTLLAVAHQLFGADHDIRLRPSYFPFTEPSVEVDVSWGPVTPDTKPEDIEWIEVLGAGMVHPNVLRMAGVDPEVYGGFAFGMGPDRFAMLKYGVEDIRNFYLNDVRFLTQFDQKG; encoded by the coding sequence ATGAGTTTACAAGAAGACTTACAAGCATTAAAAGCGCAAGCTTTGGCAGAAATTGAAGAGACAGACATTACAAAGGCATTGAATGATGTCCGTGTGAAGTGGCTAGGTAAGAAGGGGCCACTAACAGAAGTGTTGCGTGGTATGAAGGATCTAACTGCGGAAGAACGTCCAGTCGTTGGGGCACTAGCTAACGAAGTACGTGACACACTTACAGAAGCAATTTCACAAGCACAATCAACATTAGAAGCGGCAGCGTTGAACGCTAAGCTAGCGAATGAAACATTGGATGTGACATTGCCAGGTAAGCCTGTTGTACAAGGGCAACCACACGTGTTGCAACAAATCATCGAAGAATTGGAAGACCAATTCATGGGGATGGGTTACCAAGTTATGGAAGGGCCTGAAGTTGAACAAGATAAGTACAACTTTGAAATGATGAACCTACCTAAGGATCACCCTGCTCGTGACATGCAAGACACTTTCTACATTACAGAGAATTTGTTGATGCGTACACAAACATCACCAGTGCAAGCGCGTGCGCTTGAAACACATGACTTTGCTAAGGGACCATTAAAGATGGTTTCACCTGGACGTGTATACCGTCGTGATACAGACGATGCAACGCATTCACACCAATTCCACCAATTTGAAGGTCTTGTCATTGATAAGCACATTACAATGGGTGATTTGAAGGGGACTTTGCTAGCGGTTGCGCACCAACTATTTGGTGCGGATCACGACATTCGTTTGCGTCCATCATATTTCCCATTTACAGAACCATCAGTTGAAGTTGACGTGTCATGGGGACCTGTGACACCAGATACAAAGCCTGAAGACATCGAATGGATTGAAGTGCTAGGAGCCGGTATGGTACATCCAAACGTGCTACGTATGGCTGGTGTAGATCCTGAAGTTTACGGTGGATTTGCGTTCGGAATGGGACCAGATCGTTTTGCGATGCTTAAGTATGGTGTTGAAGACATCCGTAACTTCTACTTGAATGATGTTCGTTTCCTAACGCAATTTGACCAAAAGGGGTAA
- a CDS encoding winged helix-turn-helix transcriptional regulator — MADAKMPAVNEKLCCKFIATFDLLGRKWNGLIIESLLNNGTMRFKDLAKMVEKCSDRVLVERLKELEAAGIINRLTYEDSALIEYTLTEKGEAMRAMMASIHDWSNEWQDLPEED, encoded by the coding sequence ATGGCCGATGCAAAAATGCCCGCTGTAAATGAAAAGTTGTGTTGTAAGTTTATTGCGACATTTGACCTATTGGGTCGGAAATGGAATGGATTGATTATTGAATCATTGTTAAACAATGGGACAATGCGTTTTAAGGATTTAGCTAAGATGGTCGAAAAGTGTTCTGACCGTGTCTTGGTTGAACGCTTAAAGGAATTAGAGGCGGCTGGTATTATTAACCGTCTAACATATGAAGATTCAGCGTTGATTGAATACACATTGACTGAAAAGGGTGAAGCGATGCGCGCCATGATGGCATCAATTCATGACTGGTCAAATGAATGGCAAGATCTACCTGAAGAAGACTAG
- the femX gene encoding UDP-N-acetylmuramoylpentapeptide-lysine N(6)-alanyltransferase, which yields MPILDRQNVAEVSRYTTFMQSTSEGRVTQDLAWGQVKNNWESREVFVENAAGEIIGAMTMLLTDTPAGKKFAYASKGPVIAGGFDVAVLNSLVAEAKTVLDDAYVLRMDPEIDFSDELNAELIAAGYTMRNRNVADAGMHATIQPRLNMVINLNDFPDANETLDLYPSKTKSKLKRPFRDGVEVSWGNDEEALDAFYTTYEIMAKRHEISYRPKDYFVRMQAAFSEDTMRIFMAKREGELLSTGIAFKYGNKIWYMYAGSMDGNVYYAPYAVQSAMIQWALDENIALYDMGGIEEATTNDPLYVFKHTFVKADPLEYIGEIDVVLDDAVYAELVK from the coding sequence ATGCCAATTTTAGATCGTCAAAACGTTGCGGAAGTATCACGCTACACGACGTTTATGCAATCAACGTCAGAAGGGCGTGTAACGCAAGATTTGGCTTGGGGACAAGTGAAAAATAACTGGGAATCACGTGAAGTGTTTGTTGAAAATGCGGCAGGTGAAATTATTGGGGCGATGACAATGTTGCTAACTGATACACCAGCTGGTAAGAAGTTTGCGTATGCGTCAAAAGGACCAGTTATCGCTGGTGGATTTGACGTAGCCGTTTTGAACAGCTTGGTTGCAGAAGCAAAAACTGTCTTGGATGATGCGTACGTCCTACGTATGGACCCAGAAATTGATTTTTCAGATGAATTGAATGCTGAGCTAATTGCCGCAGGTTACACAATGCGTAATCGTAATGTGGCTGATGCAGGGATGCACGCAACGATTCAACCACGTTTGAACATGGTGATTAATCTAAATGATTTCCCAGATGCAAATGAAACATTAGATTTGTATCCTTCAAAGACAAAGAGTAAGCTAAAGCGTCCTTTCCGTGATGGGGTTGAAGTGTCATGGGGCAATGATGAAGAAGCATTGGATGCTTTCTATACAACATATGAGATTATGGCTAAGCGTCATGAAATTTCATATCGTCCAAAGGATTACTTTGTACGTATGCAAGCTGCTTTCTCTGAAGACACAATGCGTATCTTTATGGCTAAGCGTGAAGGTGAATTACTATCTACTGGAATCGCCTTTAAGTACGGAAACAAGATTTGGTACATGTATGCAGGTTCAATGGATGGCAATGTTTACTATGCACCATACGCGGTACAATCTGCCATGATTCAATGGGCATTAGATGAAAATATTGCCTTGTACGATATGGGTGGTATTGAAGAAGCAACGACCAACGATCCGTTGTATGTTTTCAAGCATACATTTGTGAAAGCAGACCCATTAGAATACATCGGAGAGATTGATGTTGTATTGGATGATGCGGTTTATGCTGAATTGGTAAAGTAA
- a CDS encoding TrmH family RNA methyltransferase, with amino-acid sequence METIKSAQNSRVKTWQKLQTKKGRQTTQTYLLDGWHLVQEAIENNGRLRALIGTAEQLSAHADDIPHGVPVFEITADIAKKLSDLVTPQGIFAEVSLPTSNREPQYIHEGAWLFLDGIQDPGNVGTMVRTADAAGFTGVVFGEGSVDPYSPKAVRAMQGSQFHLELASGDLVNWTRTFQDNGLNVYGTKLDTDAADLFGMTPEQNFALIMGNEGQGMQDAVAEATTQNLYIPLSGHAESLNVGVAAGVAMFALKSR; translated from the coding sequence ATGGAAACTATTAAATCAGCTCAAAATAGCCGAGTGAAAACATGGCAAAAGTTACAAACAAAGAAGGGTCGTCAAACGACTCAAACTTACCTACTCGATGGTTGGCACTTAGTGCAAGAAGCAATCGAAAACAATGGGCGCCTACGCGCTCTAATTGGTACAGCCGAACAATTGTCAGCACACGCTGATGATATTCCTCACGGAGTACCTGTTTTTGAAATCACTGCTGATATCGCTAAGAAGTTGTCTGACCTAGTTACACCGCAAGGTATCTTCGCTGAAGTATCATTGCCTACAAGCAACCGCGAACCACAATACATCCACGAAGGGGCTTGGTTGTTCCTAGACGGAATCCAAGATCCTGGTAACGTTGGAACAATGGTTCGTACTGCAGACGCAGCCGGATTCACTGGTGTTGTCTTTGGAGAAGGTTCAGTAGATCCTTACTCTCCTAAGGCTGTTCGTGCCATGCAAGGTAGCCAATTCCACCTAGAACTTGCAAGTGGAGATTTGGTTAACTGGACACGTACATTCCAAGATAACGGTTTGAACGTCTACGGTACTAAGTTAGACACAGATGCTGCGGACCTATTTGGTATGACACCTGAACAAAACTTCGCCCTAATCATGGGAAATGAAGGACAAGGGATGCAAGATGCTGTTGCTGAAGCAACAACACAAAACTTGTACATTCCATTGTCAGGTCATGCTGAATCATTGAACGTCGGTGTTGCAGCCGGTGTTGCAATGTTCGCTTTAAAGTCTCGTTAA
- a CDS encoding HD domain-containing protein, whose amino-acid sequence MQNWQNDQAYREIVDELLEKPAVQQLSDYVQHHHSDRLTHSISVSYRSYRIAKRLDLNATAVARAGILHDLFYYDWRDTKFESGTHAYVHPRIALRNAEKLTTLSPMEKDIIIKHMWGATAAFPKYRESLLVDIVDDYLAIVEFFTPAKKRVKKFLRIANSY is encoded by the coding sequence ATGCAAAATTGGCAAAACGATCAAGCTTATCGTGAAATCGTCGATGAATTGCTTGAAAAACCAGCTGTCCAACAACTGAGTGATTATGTTCAACATCACCACTCAGACCGTTTGACGCATTCAATCAGTGTGTCTTATCGTAGTTATCGCATTGCAAAGCGTTTAGATTTAAACGCCACTGCAGTTGCCCGCGCCGGTATTTTGCATGATTTATTCTACTATGACTGGCGTGATACAAAGTTTGAATCAGGTACACATGCCTATGTTCATCCCCGTATTGCGTTACGTAACGCCGAAAAATTAACAACCCTTTCACCGATGGAAAAAGATATTATTATCAAACACATGTGGGGCGCAACGGCGGCCTTTCCAAAATATCGTGAAAGTTTATTAGTTGATATTGTCGATGATTACCTAGCCATCGTTGAATTCTTCACACCTGCAAAAAAACGCGTCAAAAAATTTCTACGTATAGCAAATAGCTATTAA
- the prfB gene encoding peptide chain release factor 2 has product MEIAEARNQLLEITTDVENFGKTLDLDALNDAIAANENEMSFPDFWNNHETAQAVIDDNNSLKERRDNYLKLTEGVDEVSTALELLSELPDDDMQAEMEEALAQLQSDLDAYRLSQLLNEPYDKSNAIVEIHPGSGGTESADWGANLQRMYTRWAERHGFKVELMDYHAGDVAGIDSATIKIIGHNAYGYLRSERGVHRFVRISPFDSAGRRHTSFVSIDVMPELDDSVEVDINPADVKMDVYRASGAGGQHINKTSSAVRLTHIPTGIVVASQQQRSQFQNKDTAYNMLRAKLYQREMDKKAAERAQIAGDQMENGWGSQIRSYVFQPYRMVKDHRNNFEFGNPQAVMDGELDPFIDAYLRWKLATENPE; this is encoded by the coding sequence ATGGAAATTGCCGAAGCGCGCAATCAATTACTAGAAATTACAACAGATGTTGAAAATTTTGGGAAGACATTAGATTTGGATGCATTAAATGATGCTATCGCTGCCAATGAAAATGAAATGAGCTTTCCTGATTTCTGGAACAATCATGAAACTGCCCAAGCAGTGATTGATGATAATAATAGTTTAAAAGAACGTCGTGATAATTACTTGAAGTTGACGGAAGGAGTTGATGAAGTTTCAACTGCTTTAGAGCTATTGAGTGAATTACCTGATGATGATATGCAAGCTGAGATGGAAGAGGCCTTAGCGCAATTACAAAGTGACCTAGATGCTTATCGTTTAAGCCAACTTTTGAATGAACCTTACGATAAAAGTAATGCAATCGTGGAAATTCATCCTGGGTCTGGTGGAACAGAATCTGCGGATTGGGGTGCTAACTTACAACGTATGTATACGCGTTGGGCAGAACGTCATGGTTTTAAAGTTGAATTAATGGATTACCATGCTGGTGACGTCGCTGGTATTGATTCTGCCACGATTAAGATTATTGGGCACAATGCATATGGATATCTACGTTCAGAGCGTGGAGTGCACCGTTTTGTGCGTATTTCACCCTTTGACTCAGCGGGACGTCGTCATACATCGTTTGTCTCAATTGATGTGATGCCAGAATTGGATGATTCTGTTGAAGTTGATATTAACCCTGCAGACGTTAAGATGGACGTTTACCGTGCTTCTGGAGCCGGTGGACAACACATTAACAAGACATCATCCGCTGTGCGTTTGACACACATTCCAACGGGAATTGTGGTTGCATCACAACAACAACGTTCTCAATTCCAAAACAAGGATACGGCTTACAACATGTTGCGTGCTAAGTTGTATCAACGTGAGATGGATAAGAAGGCTGCTGAGCGTGCACAAATTGCCGGTGACCAAATGGAAAATGGATGGGGTTCACAAATCCGATCATATGTTTTCCAACCATACCGTATGGTAAAAGATCATCGTAATAACTTTGAATTTGGTAATCCACAAGCTGTTATGGATGGGGAATTAGACCCATTTATTGATGCTTACTTACGTTGGAAATTAGCAACTGAAAATCCAGAATAA
- the secA gene encoding preprotein translocase subunit SecA encodes MANPLRKIIESDRGTLRRLGKTADRVESYADQMATLSDEELQAKTPYFKELLADGKTLDDILPEAFAVVREAARRVLGLYPFRVQIMGSTVLHGGNIAEMRTGEGKTLTATMAVYLNALSEEGVHVVTVNEYLSRRDGEEMGELYKWLGLTVGINTSEMSAYEKRAAYASDITYSTNSEIGFDYLRDNMVSRKEDRVQRPLNFALVDETDSILIDEARTPLIISGAPSQVNMQLYVRADRFVKTLVEETDYIVDQESKSVLMTEEGIKRGEEYFSLENLYDQDNTALTHHIDQALRANFTMANNKDYVVREGEVVLVDAFSGRIQEGRRFSDGLHQALEAKEKVDIQEDNRSMASITYQNLFRRYKKLSGMTGTAQTEAEEFREIYNMEVITIPTNVPVARIDEPDLLYPSLEQKFNAVVELVERLHATGQPILIGTVAVESSELLSRMLDQRGIAHNVLNAKNHAREAEIIANAGQKGAVTIATNMAGRGTDIKLGPGVTDLGGLAVIGTERHESRRIDNQLRGRAGRQGDAGYSQFFLSLQDDLMIRFGGERIKNMMDSLNLEDDDAVIRNGLITRSVESAQKRVEGNNYDSRKNVLQYDDVMSQQRTTFYNDRNKVIDAEGSLENVILPMIERTIDRVVDNNTIGQESEWDLVALTEFAKSVLVAEDSINVADLRNKSVQEIKDELYKRSKENYLSKRELLDDDDQLLQFTQVVILRVVDNYWTEHMENMNQLRDSIQLRGYGQLNPLIEYQNEGFRMFEEMIAQIEYDATRLVLKSEIRQNIRN; translated from the coding sequence ATGGCTAATCCATTACGAAAGATTATTGAAAGCGATCGTGGAACACTGCGTCGTTTGGGAAAAACAGCAGACCGAGTAGAATCATACGCAGATCAAATGGCAACATTATCAGATGAAGAGTTGCAAGCAAAGACACCTTACTTTAAGGAATTGCTTGCTGATGGGAAGACTTTGGATGATATCTTACCAGAAGCATTTGCAGTCGTACGTGAAGCAGCACGTCGTGTATTGGGACTTTACCCATTCCGCGTACAAATTATGGGATCAACCGTGCTTCACGGTGGAAACATCGCTGAAATGCGTACCGGTGAAGGTAAGACTTTGACAGCCACTATGGCTGTTTATCTAAACGCCTTGTCTGAAGAAGGTGTCCACGTTGTTACAGTTAACGAATACTTGTCACGTCGTGACGGGGAAGAAATGGGAGAACTGTACAAGTGGCTTGGGTTGACTGTGGGAATTAACACATCAGAAATGTCAGCTTATGAAAAGCGTGCGGCTTACGCATCAGACATTACGTACTCAACAAACTCAGAAATTGGATTTGACTACTTGCGTGATAACATGGTTTCACGTAAGGAAGACCGTGTACAACGTCCATTGAACTTTGCTTTGGTCGACGAAACTGACTCAATCTTGATTGACGAAGCGCGTACACCATTGATTATTTCTGGTGCACCTTCACAAGTTAACATGCAATTGTACGTACGTGCAGACCGCTTTGTTAAGACATTAGTTGAAGAAACAGATTACATCGTGGATCAAGAATCTAAGTCTGTTTTGATGACTGAAGAAGGTATCAAGCGTGGGGAAGAATACTTCTCACTTGAAAACTTGTACGACCAAGACAATACTGCACTAACACACCACATTGACCAAGCATTGCGTGCTAACTTTACGATGGCAAACAACAAGGACTATGTTGTGCGTGAAGGTGAAGTTGTCCTTGTTGATGCGTTCTCAGGACGTATTCAAGAAGGTCGTCGTTTCTCAGACGGATTGCACCAAGCTTTGGAAGCTAAAGAAAAGGTTGATATTCAAGAAGACAACCGTTCAATGGCCTCAATCACATACCAAAACTTGTTCCGTCGTTACAAGAAGTTGTCAGGTATGACTGGTACAGCGCAAACTGAAGCGGAAGAATTCCGTGAAATTTACAACATGGAAGTTATTACAATCCCAACTAACGTACCAGTTGCGCGTATTGACGAACCAGATTTGTTGTACCCTTCATTGGAACAAAAATTTAACGCGGTGGTTGAATTAGTTGAACGTTTGCATGCAACAGGACAACCAATCTTGATTGGTACTGTTGCGGTTGAAAGTTCAGAATTATTGTCACGCATGTTGGACCAACGTGGTATCGCGCACAATGTTTTGAACGCGAAGAACCACGCTCGTGAAGCGGAAATCATTGCCAACGCTGGTCAAAAGGGTGCGGTGACAATCGCAACCAACATGGCTGGTCGTGGTACCGATATTAAGCTTGGCCCTGGGGTTACTGACCTTGGTGGATTGGCTGTTATCGGAACTGAACGTCACGAATCACGTCGTATTGACAACCAATTGCGTGGACGTGCCGGTCGTCAAGGTGACGCTGGATACTCACAATTCTTCTTGTCACTACAAGATGACTTGATGATTCGTTTCGGTGGAGAACGTATCAAGAACATGATGGATTCTTTGAATCTTGAAGACGATGATGCTGTTATCCGTAACGGTTTGATCACACGTTCAGTTGAATCAGCCCAAAAGCGTGTTGAAGGTAACAACTACGACTCACGTAAGAACGTCCTACAATACGACGACGTGATGTCACAACAACGTACAACATTCTACAATGACCGTAATAAGGTGATTGATGCAGAAGGTAGCCTTGAAAATGTTATCTTGCCAATGATCGAACGTACAATTGACCGTGTTGTTGATAACAACACAATTGGTCAAGAAAGCGAATGGGATTTGGTTGCATTGACTGAATTTGCGAAGAGTGTTTTGGTCGCAGAAGACAGTATCAATGTGGCTGACTTGCGTAACAAGTCAGTGCAAGAAATCAAGGATGAATTGTACAAGCGTTCAAAGGAAAACTACCTTTCTAAGCGTGAATTGCTTGATGATGATGACCAATTGCTACAATTTACACAAGTTGTGATTCTACGTGTCGTTGATAACTACTGGACTGAACACATGGAAAACATGAATCAATTACGTGATTCTATCCAACTACGTGGATACGGACAATTGAATCCTTTGATTGAATACCAAAACGAAGGATTCCGTATGTTTGAAGAAATGATTGCGCAAATCGAATACGATGCAACACGTTTGGTGTTGAAGTCAGAGATTCGCCAAAACATTCGTAACTAA
- the gltX gene encoding glutamate--tRNA ligase: protein MTEQTEKKIRVRYAPSPTGHLHIGNARTALFNWLFARHHKGEFIIRIEDTDQTRNIADGERSQLDNLAWLGLDWDESPANPGEYGPYRQSERLSIYQPLVQDLLERGLAYKSYKSSEELEAEREAQIEAKEAPHYVYEYEGMSEEEIAAKQAEAEAAGLPYVVRFRVPEKVYAWDDMVKGNVEINANTVGGDWVIQKADGMPTYNFAVVVDDHMMEISHVLRGDDHVSNTPKQLMIYEAFDWEAPIFGHMTLIINADTGKKLSKRDETILQFIEQYRELGYLPEAMLNFIVLLGWSPVGEKEIFTKPQLVKLFDEARLSKSPAKFDNKKLEWINNQWIKTADQNMVFDKMMQQLVKSELVDPKELTAESMQWLRSVMNVYMDGVSYTSQIVPLIEPVFFKMPSALEITESEKEWMAAEEVPMLLQTFVDKLEAMPLFTAHAIMGAIREIQNETGIRARALWNPLRIASTRQEQGPNLGELLELLGREQTLKNVRDFM, encoded by the coding sequence ATGACTGAACAAACAGAAAAGAAGATTCGTGTCCGTTACGCACCATCACCAACTGGACATCTACACATTGGTAACGCTCGTACAGCCCTATTTAACTGGCTATTTGCGCGTCATCACAAGGGTGAATTTATCATCCGTATTGAAGACACTGACCAAACTCGTAACATTGCGGACGGTGAACGTTCACAATTGGATAACTTGGCATGGTTGGGCTTGGACTGGGACGAATCACCAGCAAATCCAGGTGAATACGGACCATACCGTCAATCAGAACGTCTATCAATCTACCAACCATTGGTACAAGACTTGCTAGAACGTGGATTGGCCTACAAGTCATACAAGTCTTCAGAAGAATTGGAAGCGGAACGTGAAGCGCAAATTGAAGCCAAGGAAGCGCCTCACTACGTTTACGAATACGAAGGAATGTCTGAAGAAGAAATTGCAGCAAAGCAAGCCGAAGCTGAAGCAGCAGGATTGCCATATGTTGTCCGTTTCCGTGTACCTGAAAAGGTTTACGCTTGGGATGATATGGTTAAGGGAAACGTTGAAATCAACGCCAACACTGTTGGTGGTGACTGGGTTATCCAAAAGGCAGATGGTATGCCAACATACAACTTTGCGGTTGTTGTGGATGACCACATGATGGAAATCTCACACGTACTACGTGGAGACGACCACGTGTCAAACACACCTAAGCAATTGATGATTTATGAAGCCTTTGACTGGGAAGCACCAATCTTTGGTCACATGACTTTGATCATTAACGCTGATACTGGTAAGAAGTTGTCAAAGCGTGATGAAACAATCTTGCAATTTATCGAACAATACCGCGAATTGGGTTACCTACCAGAAGCAATGTTGAACTTCATTGTGCTATTGGGATGGTCACCAGTTGGTGAAAAGGAAATCTTCACTAAGCCACAATTGGTTAAGTTGTTTGATGAAGCACGTCTATCAAAGTCACCAGCTAAGTTTGATAACAAGAAGTTGGAATGGATTAACAACCAATGGATTAAGACAGCTGATCAAAACATGGTCTTTGATAAGATGATGCAACAATTGGTTAAGTCTGAATTGGTAGATCCAAAGGAATTGACTGCGGAATCAATGCAATGGTTGCGTTCAGTAATGAACGTGTACATGGATGGTGTGTCATACACATCACAAATTGTGCCATTGATTGAACCAGTCTTCTTCAAGATGCCAAGCGCACTTGAAATTACTGAATCTGAAAAGGAATGGATGGCTGCGGAAGAAGTGCCAATGCTATTGCAAACATTCGTGGACAAGCTAGAAGCAATGCCATTGTTTACAGCCCACGCTATTATGGGTGCCATTCGTGAAATCCAAAATGAAACAGGTATCCGTGCCCGTGCATTGTGGAACCCACTACGTATTGCATCAACACGTCAAGAACAAGGACCTAACCTAGGTGAACTACTTGAACTATTGGGACGTGAACAAACATTGAAGAACGTTCGTGACTTCATGTAA
- the radA gene encoding DNA repair protein RadA, with protein sequence MAKVKTQFACSNCGAISQRYMGRCPSCGAWGTLVEEVQQPEKADRKSRVNLAGEVAKFEKLDDINIEETLRVTSNSNEFDRVLGGGIVPGSLVLIGGDPGIGKSTLLLQVSGSLANSGQKVLYVSGEESASQIKLRAERLGVQGDADFYLYPETDMSQIRKAIDELKPDLVVIDSIQTMQEPDVQSSVGSVAQIRETTAELLQIAKTNGVTIFIVGHVTKEGNIAGPKILEHMVDTVLYFEGDNQRSFRLLRAVKNRFGSTNELGVFEMEHEGLAEVANPSQMFLEERLEDASGSAVVVALEGTRPVLVELQALVTPTVFGNAQRTSAGIDRNRVSVLMAVLEKRANLLLQNQDAYVRAAGGVRLDEPAIDLAIAMAIASSYRDKGTRPGDAFVGEIGLTGEIRRVPRLHDRIAEAQTLGFKRVFVPYSGLDAKNKVEGIEIIGVKTLSDALRLGLDG encoded by the coding sequence ATGGCAAAAGTAAAAACACAATTTGCGTGTTCTAACTGTGGTGCGATTTCACAACGCTATATGGGACGTTGTCCCAGTTGTGGCGCATGGGGAACACTTGTTGAAGAAGTCCAACAACCTGAAAAAGCAGACCGTAAGTCACGTGTTAACCTAGCTGGTGAAGTGGCGAAGTTTGAAAAGTTGGATGACATTAATATAGAAGAAACTTTGCGTGTGACCTCAAATTCAAATGAATTTGACCGCGTATTAGGGGGTGGCATCGTTCCAGGATCACTTGTCTTAATTGGTGGTGATCCCGGAATTGGAAAATCTACACTACTCTTACAAGTTTCTGGTTCATTAGCTAATTCAGGCCAAAAAGTGCTGTATGTTTCTGGTGAAGAAAGTGCATCACAAATCAAGTTGCGAGCTGAACGTCTTGGCGTGCAAGGCGATGCGGATTTCTACTTATATCCGGAAACAGATATGAGCCAAATTCGAAAAGCGATTGATGAATTGAAGCCTGACTTAGTTGTGATTGATTCAATTCAAACGATGCAAGAACCGGATGTGCAATCAAGTGTTGGGTCAGTTGCACAAATTCGTGAAACGACCGCCGAACTCTTACAAATTGCGAAAACCAATGGCGTTACAATCTTCATTGTCGGCCATGTTACTAAGGAAGGTAACATTGCAGGACCAAAGATTTTGGAACACATGGTGGACACCGTTTTGTATTTTGAAGGTGATAATCAACGTAGCTTCCGATTGTTGCGTGCGGTTAAGAATCGTTTTGGATCAACCAATGAATTGGGTGTTTTTGAAATGGAACATGAAGGACTAGCTGAAGTAGCGAATCCTTCTCAAATGTTCTTAGAAGAACGGCTAGAAGATGCGAGTGGGTCGGCCGTTGTTGTTGCGTTAGAAGGGACACGACCAGTGCTAGTTGAACTACAAGCCTTGGTAACGCCTACTGTCTTTGGTAATGCGCAGCGTACCTCAGCTGGAATTGATCGTAATCGTGTGTCCGTTTTGATGGCTGTCTTAGAGAAACGCGCCAATCTATTACTGCAAAATCAAGATGCCTATGTGCGAGCTGCTGGTGGTGTTCGCTTAGATGAACCTGCGATTGACCTTGCGATTGCAATGGCAATTGCATCTAGTTATCGCGATAAAGGAACACGACCGGGTGATGCTTTTGTGGGTGAAATTGGTCTAACAGGTGAAATCAGGCGTGTTCCACGTTTGCATGATCGTATTGCGGAAGCGCAAACGCTTGGCTTCAAGCGAGTGTTCGTACCGTACTCAGGTTTGGACGCTAAAAACAAGGTCGAAGGCATTGAAATCATTGGGGTTAAAACATTATCTGATGCGTTACGCTTAGGACTTGATGGATAA
- a CDS encoding deoxyuridine 5'-triphosphate nucleotidohydrolase, protein MTRKFAIVEKYQDAGLNLPVRATQQAAGYDFEAAEDFVVPSIWKRPLMHAMKLVRQNRTLIDTEANEAQTALKPVLIPTGIKAYMPENEFLMIANRSSNPLKRRLLVPNGIGVIDADYVDNPKNEGEIFIQMTNFGILDVKVKKGERIAQGIFMPFLVTDDDMNDKKTERVGGFGSSGQA, encoded by the coding sequence ATGACAAGAAAATTTGCGATTGTAGAAAAGTATCAAGATGCAGGACTGAACTTACCAGTACGTGCTACACAACAAGCCGCTGGTTATGATTTTGAAGCTGCGGAAGACTTCGTCGTGCCATCAATTTGGAAGCGACCATTGATGCATGCTATGAAGTTAGTGCGTCAAAACCGTACATTGATTGATACTGAAGCGAATGAAGCCCAAACAGCGTTAAAGCCAGTATTGATTCCAACAGGAATTAAGGCTTACATGCCTGAAAATGAATTTTTGATGATTGCAAACCGTTCATCAAACCCATTGAAGCGTCGCTTGCTTGTGCCGAATGGTATTGGTGTGATTGATGCCGACTACGTGGATAACCCAAAGAACGAAGGTGAAATTTTTATTCAAATGACTAACTTCGGTATCTTAGACGTTAAGGTTAAGAAGGGTGAACGTATTGCGCAAGGAATCTTCATGCCATTCTTGGTAACTGATGATGATATGAACGATAAGAAGACTGAACGTGTCGGTGGATTCGGTAGTTCTGGCCAAGCCTAA